The Natronoglycomyces albus genome has a segment encoding these proteins:
- a CDS encoding fumarate hydratase: MTGEFKYTDLLPVGEDATEYRLLTSEGVEVIEAAGRRFLQVDGDVLADLAAEAMKDISHYLRPAHLAQLRKILDDPEASPNDRFVALDLLKNVNISAGGVLPMCQDTGTAIVKGKRGQHVLTDGKDAEHLARGIYRAYHDLNLRYSQLAPLTMWEEKNTGTNLPAQIELYADGDDSYKFLFIAKGGGSANKSYLYQETKAVLNPESMMKFLDEKLRALGTAACPPYHLAIVVGGTSAEYALNTAKLASTKYLDSMPTQGSDSGHGFRDIEMEQQVLELTRHFGIGAQFGGKYFCHDVRVIRLPRHGASCPVAIAVSCSADRQALAKITPEGVFLEKMETEPAKYMPETTDADVNGDVVRIDLNRPMADILTELSKHPVKTRLSLNGPLVVARDLAHSKIKERLDAGEEMPDYLRDHAVYYAGPAKTPEGYASGSFGPTTAGRMDSYVDQFQAAGGSMVMLAKGNRSRKVTQACEKHGGFYLGSIGGPAARLAQDCIKSMEVLEYPELGMEAVWKIEVEDFPAFIVVDDKGNDFFAETSKPLVTIRSRSAEA, from the coding sequence GTGACTGGCGAGTTCAAATACACCGACCTGCTTCCCGTTGGCGAAGACGCCACCGAGTACCGCCTCCTCACCTCTGAGGGTGTTGAGGTCATCGAAGCGGCGGGCAGACGATTCCTGCAGGTGGACGGCGACGTCTTGGCCGATCTGGCTGCGGAGGCAATGAAGGACATTTCCCACTACCTGCGCCCGGCCCACCTGGCGCAGCTGCGCAAGATCCTCGACGACCCCGAGGCCAGCCCGAACGACCGGTTCGTGGCTTTGGACCTGCTGAAAAACGTCAACATCTCGGCCGGTGGAGTACTGCCGATGTGTCAAGACACCGGCACGGCGATCGTCAAGGGCAAGCGTGGGCAGCACGTGCTCACCGACGGCAAGGACGCTGAGCACCTAGCGCGCGGCATCTACCGCGCCTACCACGACCTGAACCTGCGTTATTCGCAGTTGGCCCCGCTGACGATGTGGGAGGAGAAGAACACCGGCACCAATCTTCCCGCCCAAATCGAGTTGTATGCCGACGGGGACGACTCCTACAAGTTCCTCTTCATCGCCAAGGGCGGCGGCAGCGCCAACAAGTCCTACCTGTACCAGGAGACCAAGGCGGTTCTCAATCCCGAGAGCATGATGAAGTTTCTCGACGAGAAGCTGCGAGCCCTGGGAACGGCCGCGTGTCCGCCCTACCACCTGGCGATTGTCGTCGGCGGTACCAGCGCCGAATACGCGCTCAACACCGCGAAACTGGCCTCGACCAAATACCTGGACTCGATGCCCACGCAAGGTTCGGACTCCGGCCACGGCTTCCGTGACATCGAGATGGAACAGCAGGTGCTGGAGTTGACCCGGCACTTCGGTATCGGGGCGCAGTTTGGCGGCAAGTACTTCTGCCACGACGTGCGCGTCATCCGGCTGCCGCGTCACGGCGCCTCCTGCCCGGTGGCGATCGCCGTGTCGTGTTCGGCCGACCGGCAGGCCCTGGCCAAGATCACGCCCGAGGGTGTCTTCCTGGAGAAGATGGAGACCGAACCGGCCAAGTACATGCCCGAGACCACCGACGCCGACGTCAACGGCGACGTGGTTCGCATCGACTTGAACCGGCCGATGGCCGACATCCTCACCGAGCTATCGAAGCACCCGGTCAAGACCAGACTGTCGCTCAATGGGCCCTTGGTCGTGGCCCGGGACCTGGCCCACTCCAAGATCAAGGAACGGCTGGACGCGGGCGAGGAAATGCCCGATTACCTGCGCGATCACGCCGTCTATTACGCGGGACCGGCCAAGACTCCCGAAGGCTACGCCTCGGGGTCGTTCGGCCCGACGACGGCGGGCCGGATGGATTCCTACGTCGACCAGTTCCAGGCCGCGGGCGGCTCCATGGTCATGTTGGCCAAGGGCAACCGCTCCCGGAAAGTCACCCAAGCCTGCGAAAAGCACGGCGGCTTCTACCTGGGTTCCATCGGGGGCCCGGCGGCCCGGCTGGCGCAAGACTGCATTAAGTCGATGGAGGTCTTGGAGTATCCGGAGCTGGGTATGGAGGCGGTGTGGAAGATCGAGGTCGAGGATTTCCCGGCCTTCATCGTCGTGGATGACAAGGGCAATGACTTCTTCGCCGAGACCTCCAAACCACTGGTGACCATCCGCAGCCGCAGCGCCGAGGCATAG